A stretch of bacterium DNA encodes these proteins:
- a CDS encoding phosphatase PAP2 family protein → MPLALFFTQAAPSVHAGDGPIRSWSDGEKAGIWVGSLGLSIGAQLVPAKQSDPARYRGYRANALDRWWRSRTHGTEGYQSNFLDNAWGSLAAPVGGALLMAAIDIDRREFSRDLPFFIAGAMATGALTDLAKRVVDRPRPYCQAGGVLPPGHLPTDGRHTESFFSGHSSQAFFAASFVNNRLRRHMRQEWRREEYRSWRWTAPFLTYGWATVVGWSRMHADKHYFTDVCAGALVGYALGELFYRLCYEPAQTAAPGNGTTAELFKLKWVF, encoded by the coding sequence ATGCCGCTGGCGCTTTTTTTCACACAGGCCGCGCCATCCGTGCACGCCGGCGACGGCCCGATTCGCTCATGGTCCGACGGCGAGAAGGCGGGCATCTGGGTCGGGTCACTCGGACTCAGCATCGGCGCGCAATTGGTCCCGGCGAAGCAGTCCGATCCCGCGCGTTACCGTGGCTACCGGGCCAACGCCCTGGATCGCTGGTGGCGGTCGCGCACCCATGGAACCGAAGGGTATCAATCAAACTTCCTCGACAACGCCTGGGGATCGCTGGCCGCGCCGGTGGGCGGGGCGTTGCTCATGGCCGCCATCGACATCGATCGACGCGAGTTTTCACGCGATCTCCCGTTCTTCATCGCCGGCGCGATGGCCACCGGCGCGCTCACCGATCTGGCCAAACGGGTCGTCGACCGTCCGCGCCCCTATTGCCAGGCTGGAGGCGTCTTGCCGCCGGGCCATCTACCCACCGACGGTCGTCACACCGAGTCGTTCTTCTCCGGACATTCCTCGCAGGCATTCTTTGCGGCGTCGTTCGTGAACAACCGACTGCGACGTCACATGCGACAGGAATGGCGACGCGAGGAGTATCGTTCCTGGCGCTGGACCGCGCCGTTTCTGACCTACGGATGGGCAACGGTCGTCGGCTGGAGCCGGATGCATGCCGACAAGCATTACTTCACCGACGTGTGCGCCGGAGCGCTGGTCGGCTATGCGCTGGGGGAGTTGTTTTACCGGCTTTGCTATGAGCCGGCACAGACCGCGGCGCCAGGGAACGGGACGACCGCGGAGTTGTTCAAGTTGAAGTGGGTGTTCTGA
- a CDS encoding PQQ-dependent sugar dehydrogenase, whose amino-acid sequence MRLVPALPHIQFERPLCLAAPDDGTGRLFVVEQGGKIHVVANDTAAVRSQIFLDLGARVRTTHNEEGLLAMALHPQFARNGQFFVYYSASNPRRTVLSRFTVSAADSNRADPKSEIVILEVAQPYGNHNGGMILFGPEGYLYLSLGDGGSAGDPHGNGQNLSTLLGKIIRIDINHRDGALAYAIPADNPFVGRAGARPEIWAYGLRNVWRMSFDRANGMLWAGDVGQNKWEEIDIIERGGNYGWNLREGFHPYGRAASAEMLLDPVYEYGRDDGASVTGGYVYRGRRFPELAGIYLFADYVTGTIWGLRFDEEGVSEHAVMLKQPSNISSFGETADGELLVTSFDGRIYRLQIDH is encoded by the coding sequence GTGCGACTCGTCCCCGCATTGCCGCATATTCAATTCGAGCGTCCGCTCTGTCTGGCCGCGCCCGATGACGGCACCGGTCGGCTGTTTGTGGTCGAACAGGGTGGGAAGATCCACGTCGTCGCCAACGACACCGCCGCCGTCCGCAGCCAGATCTTCCTCGATCTTGGCGCCAGGGTGCGCACGACGCACAACGAGGAAGGATTGCTTGCCATGGCCCTGCACCCGCAATTTGCGCGCAATGGCCAGTTCTTCGTGTACTACTCCGCCTCCAATCCCCGGCGGACGGTGCTGTCGCGATTTACGGTGTCCGCCGCCGACTCCAACCGCGCCGACCCGAAATCGGAAATCGTTATCCTCGAGGTCGCGCAACCGTACGGCAACCACAACGGCGGCATGATCCTCTTCGGCCCGGAGGGGTACTTGTATCTCAGTCTCGGCGACGGCGGCTCGGCCGGCGATCCGCATGGCAACGGCCAGAATCTGAGCACGTTGCTGGGGAAAATCATCCGCATCGATATCAATCACCGCGACGGCGCTCTGGCCTACGCCATCCCCGCCGACAATCCCTTCGTCGGCCGCGCGGGGGCGCGTCCGGAGATCTGGGCCTATGGCCTGCGCAATGTCTGGCGCATGAGTTTCGACCGCGCCAACGGCATGCTGTGGGCCGGCGATGTCGGCCAGAACAAGTGGGAGGAAATCGACATCATTGAACGCGGCGGCAACTATGGTTGGAACCTCCGCGAGGGCTTCCATCCCTACGGTCGCGCCGCCTCTGCCGAAATGCTGCTCGATCCCGTTTACGAGTATGGCCGCGATGATGGCGCCTCGGTCACCGGCGGGTATGTCTATCGCGGACGTCGTTTCCCGGAGCTCGCCGGTATCTACCTCTTCGCCGATTACGTCACCGGCACCATTTGGGGACTGCGCTTCGATGAGGAGGGCGTCTCCGAACACGCCGTCATGCTCAAACAACCAAGCAACATCTCCTCCTTCGGCGAGACGGCCGATGGCGAACTGCTGGTAACGAGTTTCGATGGCCGTATCTACCGCCTGCAGATCGACCATTAG